Below is a window of Leucobacter chromiiresistens DNA.
GCCGGAGTCGCGCGCGTATGCTAGCAGCCGCGAGACGGAGGAGCGCGACACGCGCATCTCCTGCGCGATCGCCTCCATCGTGAGATGCTGCAGGTAGTACAGTTGCGCGGCTCGCAGAGCCTCCCGCGACCTGGACCCACTCGCCGTCACCGCTGCCCCCTTCGCTCGGTTCGATGAACACATCATGCACATACGTGCAATGAGGTTGCAACTCGGTGCAGGCGGGTGGAAGCTGACCTCGAACGTCGAAAGGTTGAAGCCATGAATGATCGCACGCCGACCACCCGACCCGCGGTTCGCAGCCTGCGGGATCGCCCCCACGCCGATGTCCTCATCATCGGCGGCGGCATCAATGGCATCGCCACCTTCCGCGAGCTCGCGCTCCAGGGCATCGACGTCGCCCTCGTCGAGCGCGGCGACTTCGTCTCCGGCGCCTCCTCCGCATCGAGCCACATGGTGCACGGCGGCGTCCGCTACCTCGAGAACGGCGAGTTCCGGCTGGTGCAGGAGGCGGTCGCGGAGCGCAACCGGCTCCTCCGCACCGCACCGCACTACGTGCGCCCGCTCCAGACGACGATCCCCATCTTCTCCACGTTCTCCGGCATCCTGTCGGCGCCCTTCCGCCTGCTCGTCACCCACGGCCGCGGAAAGGCGCGCGAGCGCGGCGCCGCGCTCATCAAGATCGGCCTGACGCTTTACGACACCTTCTCCCGCGACGGCGGGCAGGTGCCTCGGCACAAGTTCCTCGGGCGGCGCCGTTCGCTCGGCGAGCTGCCCCGCCTCAACAGCGACGTGAAGTACACCGCCACCTACTACGACGCGTCGATGCACGACCCCGAGCGGCTCGCGCTCGACGTGCTGCACGACGGCCTCGTCGCAGGAGGCGACCGCGCTCGCGCCGCGAACTACCTGCCGGCCGTCGGCTTCGAGAACGGCGCGGTGCAGGTGCGCGACGAGCTCACGGGCGACGTCTTCGACGTCACCGCCAAGGTGATCCTCAACACGAGCGGCCCCTGGACCGACCTCACGAACGAGGCGCTCGGTCAGGGCACCCGGTTCATGGGCGGCACGAAGGGCTCGCACATCGTGCTCGACCACCCCGAGCTGCTCGCCGCGACCGCCGGCCGGGAGATCTTCTTCGAGCACTCCGACGGCCGCATCGTGCTGATCTACCCCCTGAAGGACCGCGTGCTGGTGGGCACCACCGACATCGACGCGGATCCCAGCACCCCGACCGCCTGCACGAGCGATGAGGTCGACTACTTCTTCGATCTCATCTCCCACGTCTTCCCCGACATCGCGGTCGACCGTTCGCAGATCGTGTACACGTTCTCGGGAATCCGCCCCCTGCCCCGGCACGACGACACGGCGCCCGGATTCGTCTCCCGCGACTACCGCATCGAGTCGACCGAGCGCGCCGGCGTGCCCCTGCTCAGCCTCGTCGGCGGCAAGTGGACCACCTTCCGCGCCCTCGCGGCCCACCTCGCGAACGACACGATGGAGCTGCTCGGCGTGGCCCGCA
It encodes the following:
- a CDS encoding glycerol-3-phosphate dehydrogenase/oxidase, which translates into the protein MNDRTPTTRPAVRSLRDRPHADVLIIGGGINGIATFRELALQGIDVALVERGDFVSGASSASSHMVHGGVRYLENGEFRLVQEAVAERNRLLRTAPHYVRPLQTTIPIFSTFSGILSAPFRLLVTHGRGKARERGAALIKIGLTLYDTFSRDGGQVPRHKFLGRRRSLGELPRLNSDVKYTATYYDASMHDPERLALDVLHDGLVAGGDRARAANYLPAVGFENGAVQVRDELTGDVFDVTAKVILNTSGPWTDLTNEALGQGTRFMGGTKGSHIVLDHPELLAATAGREIFFEHSDGRIVLIYPLKDRVLVGTTDIDADPSTPTACTSDEVDYFFDLISHVFPDIAVDRSQIVYTFSGIRPLPRHDDTAPGFVSRDYRIESTERAGVPLLSLVGGKWTTFRALAAHLANDTMELLGVARTVGTESLDIGGGKGFPKGRAARTRWVAERADGNHRARVEALLDRYGTRADEVLAATPEHDAALELLPAYTAAELAHLAASEQVVHLDDLLLRRTAIAFLGGLTLERVRAAAEAIAPALGWDDARVDEEVARTAHLLRTAHRIDVERGGAAVDI